A region from the Spirochaetae bacterium HGW-Spirochaetae-1 genome encodes:
- a CDS encoding acyl-CoA dehydrogenase: MALNPLVDTRDVRFVLFELLELEKLAKHERYADFDKDTFEATLDLAEQIAVEKLFPTAKEGDAEGGCHYDPQTKEVAIPKCYKPALNAYYEAGFMGLADDPHVGGMGMPAIMGAACNEVLMAGNYPLIMYPGLTHGSMELIEVFGTQEQKDKYIGPMMEGTWGGTMCLTEPDAGSDVGALKTKAVKQADGTYLITGTKIFISSGENDYYKNMIHPVLARIEGDPPGTKGISIFIVPKFFVKDDGSLGDRNDVWCAGIEHKMGIPGTSTSQLSFGDNGKCVGYLLGEERQGMKIMFRMMNFARMGVALQGQSNASVAYMHAVTYAKNRVQGVHVTQMLNPEAKGVTIVNHPDVKRMLLWMKSHLEGQRMLIYYMFNNIDLAERMLDKNSDAAKEATGLVEILTPICKAGCTDKGVDITSEAVQVYGGYGYCADYPVEKYMRDSKILPIWEGSNGIQSMDLTMRKILMNKEQFNYTTWRKRVNDTLSKAKGIVDDKYIDLVERSIKKLDEVIEFLKGQMAGGKFMNLFMHATPLQQAMYVVAMGWVHLWALTIAQPKLKALVGDAKGADRAKIISDNLEAAYYNGKVLSSQFYIGTEVPKFFGRAESLLFDESAVIKMSEECYTGVLPE, translated from the coding sequence ATGGCATTAAATCCTTTAGTTGACACTCGTGATGTGCGTTTTGTGCTTTTTGAATTGCTGGAACTGGAAAAACTGGCTAAGCACGAGCGTTATGCCGATTTTGACAAAGATACCTTTGAAGCAACTCTCGATCTTGCTGAGCAGATCGCCGTTGAGAAGTTATTCCCCACGGCTAAAGAGGGTGACGCAGAAGGCGGATGTCATTATGACCCGCAGACAAAAGAAGTAGCCATTCCGAAGTGCTACAAGCCTGCTCTTAATGCGTATTATGAAGCCGGTTTCATGGGCCTTGCCGACGATCCCCACGTAGGCGGTATGGGCATGCCCGCAATCATGGGTGCAGCATGTAATGAAGTACTCATGGCAGGAAACTACCCGCTCATCATGTATCCCGGTCTTACACACGGTTCCATGGAGTTGATCGAAGTTTTCGGCACCCAGGAGCAGAAGGATAAATACATCGGTCCCATGATGGAAGGGACATGGGGCGGTACCATGTGTCTTACCGAGCCCGATGCCGGTTCCGACGTTGGAGCCCTGAAAACCAAGGCTGTTAAACAGGCCGATGGAACATACCTCATCACCGGTACAAAAATATTCATCTCTTCCGGTGAAAACGACTATTATAAAAATATGATTCACCCCGTTCTTGCCCGTATCGAAGGAGACCCTCCAGGAACAAAAGGTATCTCCATCTTCATCGTTCCCAAGTTTTTTGTCAAAGATGACGGATCCCTGGGAGACAGAAACGATGTATGGTGCGCCGGTATCGAGCACAAAATGGGTATTCCCGGAACATCAACATCACAGCTTTCCTTCGGCGATAACGGTAAATGCGTCGGTTATCTCCTGGGAGAAGAAAGACAGGGTATGAAGATCATGTTCCGCATGATGAACTTCGCCCGTATGGGTGTTGCCCTTCAGGGACAGTCCAATGCTTCTGTTGCATACATGCACGCCGTAACCTATGCCAAAAACAGGGTACAGGGCGTTCACGTAACACAGATGCTCAATCCCGAGGCAAAAGGCGTTACCATCGTGAACCATCCCGATGTTAAGAGAATGCTCCTCTGGATGAAGTCGCACCTGGAAGGACAGCGGATGCTTATCTATTACATGTTCAACAACATCGACCTGGCCGAGCGCATGCTGGACAAGAACAGCGACGCTGCCAAGGAAGCAACGGGACTTGTTGAGATACTGACTCCTATCTGTAAAGCCGGCTGCACGGACAAGGGTGTTGATATTACCTCCGAGGCAGTTCAGGTATACGGCGGATACGGATACTGTGCTGACTACCCTGTAGAGAAATACATGAGGGATTCAAAGATTCTCCCCATCTGGGAAGGATCCAATGGTATCCAGTCCATGGACCTCACCATGAGGAAGATCCTCATGAACAAAGAGCAGTTCAATTACACCACGTGGAGAAAGCGGGTCAACGATACTCTCAGCAAAGCCAAGGGCATTGTTGATGACAAGTATATCGACCTGGTAGAACGGTCTATCAAAAAGCTTGATGAAGTCATCGAGTTCCTGAAAGGGCAGATGGCCGGCGGCAAGTTCATGAATCTTTTCATGCATGCCACTCCTCTTCAGCAGGCAATGTATGTTGTCGCCATGGGATGGGTTCATCTCTGGGCGCTTACTATTGCACAGCCCAAGCTGAAAGCCCTCGTGGGCGACGCCAAAGGCGCTGACCGCGCAAAAATCATTTCCGATAATCTGGAAGCTGCCTACTATAATGGTAAGGTTCTGTCTTCACAGTTCTACATCGGAACAGAAGTGCCCAAATTCTTCGGTCGCGCCGAATCTCTCCTTTTCGATGAGAGCGCTGTGATCAAGATGAGCGAAGAGTGCTACACGGGCGTTCTTCCTGAGTAA
- a CDS encoding sulfide:quinone reductase, which produces MKSVLILGGGFAGVEAGIFLKKGGFDVTLVSDRDYLYMYPISIWIPTGAMKPEKAKISLEELSRIHKFTFIHDEVRKIEAKNQKVYLRNRELSYDYLVVAMGSHKLKPKGREHFLSICGEPDEALAIKDKIDSLLQKKSGKIAIGFAGNPRDTSTVRGGPAFEVLFNIHNLLKRKGVRKNFELTFFAPMAQPGARMGQKALKMTDVYLNKLDIRKHYGKKIKEFVADGVVFEDDSRLESDFTMFIPAGDGHAVLRESDLPLSDSGFIRIDDHCQVEGRPNVFAIGDVAALEGPEWRAKQGHIAEVMAKTAVFNIESMEKQSPARRGYKNHLNILCIMDSGNGASIVYRDEKREFMLPLPIIGHWMKQAWGLYYKLSKKKKIFRLPGL; this is translated from the coding sequence ATGAAAAGTGTTTTAATTCTGGGCGGCGGTTTTGCCGGGGTAGAGGCAGGCATCTTTTTAAAGAAAGGGGGATTTGATGTGACCCTGGTATCGGACAGGGATTACCTGTACATGTATCCCATCTCAATATGGATACCCACGGGAGCAATGAAGCCTGAAAAGGCAAAAATATCCCTGGAGGAATTGAGCAGAATTCATAAATTCACCTTTATTCACGATGAGGTCAGGAAAATCGAGGCGAAAAATCAGAAAGTTTATCTGCGGAACCGGGAACTGAGTTACGATTACCTGGTGGTGGCCATGGGGTCGCATAAACTGAAACCGAAAGGCCGTGAACATTTTCTTTCAATCTGCGGAGAGCCCGATGAGGCGCTGGCCATAAAGGATAAAATTGATTCCCTGCTTCAAAAAAAGAGCGGGAAAATTGCCATTGGCTTTGCCGGGAATCCACGGGATACTTCCACGGTACGCGGGGGCCCTGCCTTTGAAGTCTTATTCAATATACATAATCTGCTAAAAAGAAAAGGCGTGAGGAAAAATTTTGAACTGACATTTTTCGCGCCCATGGCTCAACCGGGCGCCAGGATGGGGCAAAAGGCACTGAAGATGACCGATGTCTATCTGAACAAGCTGGACATCAGGAAGCATTATGGTAAAAAAATAAAAGAGTTTGTTGCTGATGGGGTTGTCTTTGAAGATGATTCCAGGCTGGAGAGTGATTTCACCATGTTCATTCCCGCCGGTGACGGGCATGCCGTATTGCGGGAGTCGGATTTGCCCCTTTCTGATTCGGGATTTATCAGGATAGACGATCACTGCCAGGTGGAGGGCCGGCCCAATGTTTTCGCCATAGGCGACGTTGCGGCCCTTGAAGGACCGGAATGGAGAGCCAAGCAGGGACACATTGCCGAGGTCATGGCAAAAACAGCCGTCTTTAACATTGAATCCATGGAAAAGCAGAGCCCGGCCAGGCGGGGATATAAAAATCACCTGAATATTCTCTGTATCATGGACAGCGGGAATGGCGCCAGTATTGTTTACCGCGATGAGAAAAGGGAATTTATGCTGCCCCTTCCCATTATTGGTCACTGGATGAAACAGGCCTGGGGGTTGTATTATAAACTCAGCAAGAAGAAGAAAATTTTCAGACTGCCTGGGCTGTAA
- a CDS encoding endolytic transglycosylase MltG — translation MKKILFVIAALLLAALSTYTWFNSPPPLMHDEAFLVKPGESLHSVGVHLKEQNLIRSVPFFKAASYITMQRHIRTGKYKIYKDMTTMEIFRKLASGEIITRKVTIPEGFNLYQIAERLDENDITGEGKFLYAAFDGSFLQSIGIRSLSAEGYLFPDTYVFPEDCDARDVIIMMHKRMQSVLKELGARGDGGMSVHEILTLASLVEEEAQVPSERPYIASVFHNRLARDWRMDCDPTVRYAVKKFTGSITLRDLETDSPYNTYKVKGLPPTPITSPGRDAIKATVKPMKTSYLFFVARNDGSHYFSKTLREHNKAVLYYQRGEKVDFRDNQKL, via the coding sequence ATGAAAAAAATCCTTTTTGTAATTGCCGCCCTGCTACTTGCGGCCCTTTCAACCTATACCTGGTTCAACAGCCCTCCCCCCCTCATGCATGATGAGGCCTTCCTGGTAAAACCGGGAGAATCCCTGCACAGTGTAGGCGTTCACCTGAAGGAACAGAATCTCATCAGGAGCGTTCCCTTTTTCAAGGCCGCCTCATATATTACCATGCAGCGTCATATCAGGACGGGAAAATATAAGATCTATAAAGATATGACTACCATGGAAATATTCCGCAAACTGGCGAGTGGAGAAATAATAACCAGAAAAGTGACTATACCCGAGGGCTTCAACCTGTACCAGATTGCCGAACGACTCGATGAGAATGATATTACCGGCGAGGGGAAATTCCTCTATGCGGCCTTTGACGGCTCTTTCCTGCAATCCATCGGCATCAGGTCCCTTTCGGCCGAGGGATATCTCTTTCCCGACACCTATGTCTTCCCCGAAGACTGTGACGCCCGCGATGTCATTATCATGATGCACAAAAGAATGCAAAGCGTTCTGAAAGAACTGGGAGCCCGCGGGGACGGAGGTATGTCCGTTCATGAAATTCTGACCCTGGCCTCCCTGGTGGAAGAAGAGGCGCAGGTCCCTTCGGAGCGGCCCTATATAGCATCGGTCTTCCATAACCGGCTGGCAAGAGACTGGCGGATGGACTGTGATCCCACGGTCCGGTACGCCGTGAAAAAATTCACCGGCTCCATCACCCTCCGCGACCTGGAAACCGATTCCCCGTACAATACCTACAAAGTGAAAGGCCTGCCTCCCACGCCCATCACTTCCCCGGGACGAGATGCCATAAAAGCAACGGTAAAACCCATGAAGACTTCTTACTTGTTTTTCGTGGCCCGCAATGACGGATCACATTATTTTTCCAAAACGCTGCGTGAACACAACAAGGCGGTACTCTATTATCAGCGAGGAGAAAAGGTGGATTTCAGGGACAACCAGAAGTTGTAA
- a CDS encoding TetR/AcrR family transcriptional regulator, which translates to MKKMTAKKSPTRTKKENRREQIIRAAEVVFSRKDFQNATISDVSKQAGVSDATIYEYFSSKEELLFSIPEDNIRHSKSILDDHLEYVRDQTGKLRSVIYHLLKYYQENADFAAISLMILKTNRKFMETEIYQYLREYYTIIIDIIEEGKNTGEFKKDIDPHFVRSVILGTVEFIVTRWLMYGCPDDKTRPVENIDSLFDLIMGGIRRDTGLKGMKFRVTLEPED; encoded by the coding sequence ATGAAAAAAATGACCGCGAAAAAATCACCGACCAGGACAAAAAAGGAGAATCGCCGGGAACAGATCATACGGGCCGCCGAGGTGGTCTTCTCCCGGAAGGACTTTCAGAACGCCACAATCTCCGACGTATCAAAACAGGCCGGCGTGTCCGACGCCACCATCTATGAATATTTTTCCTCGAAGGAAGAGCTGCTCTTTTCCATACCCGAGGACAATATCCGTCACAGCAAAAGCATCCTTGACGACCACCTGGAATATGTCCGGGACCAGACAGGGAAGCTGCGCAGCGTCATCTACCATCTCCTGAAATACTACCAGGAAAACGCCGATTTCGCCGCCATATCCCTCATGATCCTGAAGACGAACCGCAAGTTCATGGAAACGGAAATTTACCAGTACCTGCGAGAGTATTACACCATCATTATCGATATCATCGAAGAGGGCAAGAATACCGGTGAATTCAAAAAGGATATCGATCCCCACTTTGTGCGCAGTGTGATTCTCGGCACCGTGGAGTTCATCGTCACGCGCTGGCTCATGTACGGCTGTCCCGACGACAAGACCAGGCCCGTGGAGAACATAGATTCACTCTTTGATCTCATCATGGGCGGTATCCGCCGCGACACGGGCCTGAAGGGAATGAAGTTCCGTGTGACCCTGGAGCCCGAAGACTGA
- a CDS encoding acyl-CoA dehydrogenase: MIADLITSSILCIYQELLMASLLVDKRDIEFLLYEQFEILKLTEKPLFSHLSKSEFDMVLEQGLRFAENELAPVNQDGDRIGAKWDNGKVTVPPSFHRPIKLFAEQGWVSCADDLEAGGQGLPMALFTAVNEMFHAANTALNLYTGLVHGAGKLIELFGTDSQKERYLERLYTYQWSGSMCLTEPGAGSDLAQITTKAVKMPDGRYKISGQKIFITAGDHDLTDNIIHPVLARIEGDPEGIRGISIFIVPKYRLDEKGETGEFNDVVCAGIEHKMGIKGSATCQLSFGDNGDCIGELLGNPGQGIMIMFHMMNEERLNVGVQSLALSSTSYLHALKYARERLQGTDIRQKGQSTKLMPIIGHPDIRRGLLWMKSYIEGIRALNYYTALCIDLRNAEEDEALKKAAGVLVEFLTPVCKAYSSDMAWRICSEAIQVFGGYGYCGDYPVEQFARDTKITSLYEGTNGIQAIDLLHRKMSMDKGRAFAYLISRIEETISDASKDSELVSLAETVRKAKDVLLETADHFKSMIGDGKIPEAFTNAVPFLDIMGDTILGWMHLWQVTIARKKLESLFTSKGAGTPQEQSTVISENAEAAFYSGKIHSARFFINKILPIQEGKAVALRNDDISPLEIQDLAFGQEHKQ; this comes from the coding sequence ATGATAGCAGATTTAATTACGTCGTCAATTTTATGTATATATCAGGAGTTACTCATGGCCAGCCTTCTTGTTGATAAACGCGATATTGAATTTCTTCTTTATGAGCAGTTCGAAATACTGAAGCTCACGGAAAAACCCCTTTTCAGCCATCTGTCGAAGAGCGAGTTCGATATGGTCCTGGAACAGGGCCTGCGCTTCGCCGAAAACGAACTGGCCCCCGTGAACCAGGACGGGGACCGCATCGGCGCGAAGTGGGATAACGGGAAAGTAACGGTGCCGCCGTCGTTTCACCGGCCCATTAAGCTCTTTGCCGAGCAGGGCTGGGTATCCTGCGCCGACGACCTTGAGGCGGGGGGACAGGGCCTGCCCATGGCACTTTTTACCGCCGTGAACGAAATGTTCCATGCCGCCAACACGGCCCTGAACCTGTACACAGGCCTGGTCCACGGCGCCGGCAAGCTCATCGAACTCTTCGGTACGGACAGCCAGAAGGAACGCTACCTGGAACGTCTCTACACCTACCAGTGGTCCGGCTCCATGTGCCTCACAGAACCGGGCGCCGGGAGCGACCTGGCCCAGATCACTACCAAGGCCGTAAAAATGCCCGATGGCCGCTATAAAATTTCAGGCCAGAAAATTTTCATAACGGCAGGCGATCACGACCTCACGGACAACATCATCCATCCAGTCCTGGCCCGTATCGAAGGGGACCCCGAAGGCATCAGGGGCATTTCAATTTTTATCGTGCCCAAGTACCGCCTCGATGAGAAAGGCGAAACCGGGGAGTTCAACGACGTGGTGTGCGCCGGGATCGAGCACAAGATGGGGATAAAGGGCTCGGCCACGTGCCAGCTCTCCTTCGGCGACAACGGCGACTGTATCGGCGAACTGCTGGGAAATCCCGGCCAGGGCATCATGATCATGTTCCACATGATGAATGAGGAGCGCCTCAACGTGGGAGTACAGTCCCTGGCGCTCTCTTCAACCTCGTATCTCCACGCCCTGAAATACGCCCGGGAGCGCCTCCAGGGAACGGACATACGCCAGAAGGGTCAGAGCACGAAGCTCATGCCCATCATCGGCCATCCCGACATCCGCCGGGGTCTCCTGTGGATGAAATCTTATATAGAAGGGATCAGGGCCCTGAACTATTACACAGCCCTGTGCATAGACCTGCGGAATGCCGAAGAAGACGAGGCGCTGAAAAAAGCGGCCGGGGTCCTGGTGGAATTTCTCACGCCGGTATGCAAGGCCTATTCCAGCGACATGGCATGGCGGATATGCTCCGAGGCCATCCAGGTTTTCGGCGGATACGGCTACTGCGGCGATTATCCCGTAGAGCAGTTCGCCCGGGACACCAAGATCACCTCGCTCTACGAGGGAACCAACGGCATCCAGGCCATTGACCTCCTGCACCGGAAAATGAGCATGGACAAGGGACGGGCCTTCGCCTATCTCATCAGCCGCATCGAAGAGACCATCAGCGACGCATCAAAGGACAGCGAGCTGGTCTCCCTGGCGGAAACAGTGCGGAAAGCAAAAGATGTACTCCTCGAGACGGCAGATCACTTTAAAAGCATGATCGGTGACGGCAAAATACCCGAGGCCTTCACCAATGCCGTGCCCTTTCTTGATATCATGGGCGACACCATCCTGGGATGGATGCACCTGTGGCAGGTCACTATCGCCCGGAAAAAACTGGAATCCCTATTCACTTCAAAAGGCGCCGGGACACCGCAGGAACAGAGTACAGTTATAAGCGAAAACGCCGAAGCGGCCTTTTATTCGGGGAAAATACATTCGGCCCGCTTTTTCATCAACAAGATACTTCCCATCCAGGAGGGAAAAGCCGTGGCTTTGCGGAACGACGATATATCTCCCCTGGAAATTCAAGACCTGGCCTTTGGCCAGGAACACAAACAATAA